One stretch of Oncorhynchus gorbuscha isolate QuinsamMale2020 ecotype Even-year linkage group LG21, OgorEven_v1.0, whole genome shotgun sequence DNA includes these proteins:
- the LOC124007650 gene encoding fibrinogen alpha chain-like, whose protein sequence is MKLLNILCFCLVVLASTTAEDAAAVLSPRGTRPVEHGYKADKCATERSWPFCSDDDWGPKCPSGCRIQGLLDKADHSLLKKIEKIRQLLDQNRAKHRSADQASKQTYDYLKEKLTSNAGNDNSFYDLAERLRQRIVDIKIKIDRQLRILNALKTSIKDQVIEMQRMEVDIDIKLRSCKGSCKGYAEFSVDQSSYVALDKQMDQLEAQRVQSVETVGSLHIMKSRPLKDVLVDSKFKSSLVGEQKQDFFPEVKSVKLTLEAEGSSASSAASVSKVPGTHFQPSTSGSSSSSSSSSSWSTGSGSMDGSKKTITELGGGGGGGVGGGTRGDGDGDFFKGMGGLGGGLGSLGGGDFTSTGHQTTHVSSCTKTIKKTTVHTKDGPVERIEEVSSGPGCEAMKLGGGGGMGDFFPSLSSSSSSSSSSSFTKTTSHGSNKGGSSLFSSTKTGGVADGFGADSFGMDLGAFMRGKDDDDVPDFHSHGVKTSVRSKRQADYVGKSTSDQE, encoded by the exons GCTGAGGACGCAGCGGCCGTGTTGAGCCCTCGTGGAACCCGACCAGTAGAACACGGTTACAAGGCTGATAAATGTGCCACAGAGAGGAGTTGGCCTTTCTGCTCAGATGACGACTGG gGACCTAAGTGCCCGTCAGGATGTCGTATCCAGGGTCTGTTAGACAAGGCAGACCATTCCCTGCTGAAGAAGATAGAGAAGATTAGGCAGCTCCTTGACCAGAACAGAGCCAAACACCGCTCTGCCGACCAGGCATCCAAACAGACCTATGACTACCTCAAGGAGAAACTCACCTCCAACGCAG GTAATGACAACAGCTTCTATGACCTGGCAGAACGCCTCCGTCAGAGGATCGTCGACATCAAGATCAAGATAGACCGCCAGCTGAGGATCCTCAACGCTCTGAAGACCAGCATCAAAGACCAGGTTATAGAGATGCAGAGGATGGAG GTGGACATTGACATCAAGCTGCGCTCCTGTAAGGGATCTTGTAAGGGCTATGCTGAGTTCTCCGTTGATCAATCATCCTACGTGGCCCTGGACAAGCAGATGGACCAGCTGGAAGCCCAGAGGGTTCAGTCTGTTGAGACCGTCGGCTCACTGCACATCATGAAGAGCCGCCCGCTTAAAGACGTCTTGGTCGAcag CAAGTTTAAGTCCAGCCTGGTAGGCGAGCAGAAGCAGGATTTCTTCCCGGAGGTGAAGTCCGTGAAACTGACCTTGGAGGCCGAGGGGTCCAGCGCTTCGTCTGCCGCCTCTGTCAGCAAGGTCCCGGGTACGCACTTCCAGCCTTCGACCTCAGGGTCTTCATCTTCTTCATCTTCATCATCGAGTTGGTCGACGGGTTCAGGGTCGATGGACGGGTCGAAGAAAACGATCACGGAgctgggtgggggtggtggtgggggtgttggTGGGGGTACGAGgggggatggagatggggatttcTTTAAGGGGATGGGTGGACTCGGCGGAGGGCTGGGGAGTCTTGGAGGCGGAGATTTCACCTCTACCGGTCACCAGACCACGCATGTATCGAGCTGTACCAAGACCATAAAGAAGACGACAGTGCATACGAAGGACGGGCCGGTGGAACGCATCGAGGAAGTTTCGAGCGGACCAGGCTGTGAGGCAATGAAGCTCGGTGgcggaggagggatgggggacttcttcccatccctctcttcctcttcctcctcctcctcctcctcctcattcaccAAAACCACAAGCCACGGCAGTAACAAGGGAGGCAGTAGCCTCTTCAGCAGTACCAAGACCGGCGGCGTTGCCGACGGCTTCGGAGCTGATTCATTCGGGATGGATCTCGGAGCGTTTATGCGCGGGAAAGATGACGATGATGTCCCGGATTTCCACAGCCACGGCGTGAAAACTAGCGTCCGGAGCAAACGGCAGGCAGATTATGTGGGAAAAAGTACATCTGACCAGGAGTAA